From Toxotes jaculatrix isolate fToxJac2 chromosome 1, fToxJac2.pri, whole genome shotgun sequence, a single genomic window includes:
- the calca gene encoding calcitonin/calcitonin-related polypeptide, alpha isoform X1 — MCFPQGVMIMLKLGTLLLAYALIICQMCISQAAPSRTSKESMSDGVTLSNDDAQRLLRAIKEFMQITSDEQDHQTADGNSLDRAMSKRCTGLSTCVLGKLSQDIHKLQTYPRTNVGAGTPGKKRSLSERYENYGRYN, encoded by the exons ATGTGTTTTCCACAGGGAGTCATGATAATGCTGAAACTGGGGACTCTCCTTCTTGCCTATGCGCTGATCATTTGTCAGATGTGCATCTCACAGGCAGCTCCATCCAG AACTAGCAAGGAGTCCATGTCAGATGGAGTTACACTATCGAATGATGATGCGCAAAGGTTACTCAGAGCTATCAAGGAGTTTATGCAGATAACATCAGATGAGCAAGACCACCAAACAGCTGATGGGAACAG CCTGGATAGAGCCATGTCTAAGCGTTGCACCGGCTTAAGCACTTGTGTGCTGGGCAAACTATCCCAGGATATTCACAAACTGCAAACCTATCCCCGCACCAACGTTGGAGCAGGGACGCCTGGCAAGAAGAGAAGTCTGTCTGAGCGATATGAAAACTATGGCAGATACAATTGA
- the LOC121183840 gene encoding vitamin D 25-hydroxylase, with translation MVSIKSPSLVPVSCAQALLGVGGLAVALLAFLLVRQLVKQRRPPGFPPGPSPIPVIGNILSLATEPHVFLKKQSEVHGQIFSLDLGGILTVVLNGYDCVRECLYHQSEVFADRPSLPLFKKMTKMGGLLNCKYGKGWIEHRKLACNSFRYFGSGQRLFERKISEECMFFVDAIDEHKGKPFNPKHLVTNAVSNITNLIIFGQRFTYDDRNFQHMIEIFSENVELAVSGWAFLYNAFPWIEYVPFGKHQKLFRNAAEVYDFLLQVIKGFSQGRVPHVPRHYVDAYLDELEQNAGDPGSSFSYENLIYSVGELIIAGTETTTNTMRWAMLYMALYPNIQERVHREIDSVLANGRAPTLEDKQKMPYVEAVLHEVLRFCNIVPLGIFRATSQDAKVNGYTIPKGTMVITNLYSVHFDEKYWNDPGVFSPQRFLDSNGNFVRREAFLPFSLGRRHCLGEQLARMEMFLFFTTLLQRFHLQFPPGTVPTVTPKLGMTLQPKPYSICAVRRQQKVPCSGDTPYHK, from the exons ATGGTTTCAATTAAATCGCCGTCTCTGGTGCCGGTGTCCTGCGCACAGGCTCTGCTCGGTGTGGGCGGTTTGGCTGTCGCCCTCCTCGCTTTCCTGCTGGTTCGCCAGCTCGTCAAGCAGAGAAGACCCCCGGGGTTTCCTCCTGGTCCATCTCCCATCCCTGTGATAGGGAACATTCTGTCGCTGGCCACCGAGCCGCACGTCTTCCTCAAGAAGCAGAGTGAAGTTCATGGACAG attttcagtctTGACTTGGGAGGCATCCTGACTGTGGTATTAAATGGATATGATTGTGTCAGGGAATGCCTTTACCATCAGAGTGAGGTGTTCGCTGATCGTCCATCGCTTCCTTTATTCAAGAAAATGACCAAAATGGGTG GACTTCTTAACTGTAAATATGGCAAAGGCTGGATTGAACACCGTAAACTGGCTTGCAACTCTTTCCGTTACTTCGGCAGTGGCCAGAGACTGTTTGAGAGAAAGATCTCAGAGGAGTGCATGTTCTTCGTTGATGCCATCGACGAACACAAGGGAAAACCCTTCAACCCCAAACACCTTGTGACCAACGCTGTGTCCAACATCACCAACCTGATCATTTTCGGCCAGCGTTTCACTTACGACGACCGCAACTTCCAACACATGATTGAGATATTCAGTGAGAATGTGGAGCTGGCAGTGAGCGGCTGGGCCTTCCTCTACAATGCTTTCCCTTGGATTGAGTATGTGCCCTTTGGGAAACACCAGAAGCTGTTCCGCAACGCTGCTGAGGTTTATGACTTCTTACTGCAGGTTATAAAGGGTTTTTCACAGGGCAGGGTTCCACACGTACCTCGTCACTATGTTGATGCCTATTTGGATGAGTTGGAGCAGAATGCCGGAGACCCCGGTTCCTCTTTTTCCTATGAGAACCTCATCTATTCAGTCGGTGAGCTCATTATCGCTGGCACAGAGACCACGACCAACACCATGCGTTGGGCCATGCTGTACATGGCCCTCTACCCCAACATACAAG AGAGGGTGCACAGAGAGATCGACAGCGTGCTGGCCAACGGGAGGGCACCCACTTTGGAGGACAAGCAGAAGATGCCCTACGTGGAGGCTGTTCTGCATGAGGTCCTTCGCTTCTGCAACATTGTCCCACTTGGTATTTTCCGTGCCACCTCCCAGGACGCAAAAGTCAATGGGTACACAATTCCTAAAGGCACCATGGTGATAACAAACCTCTACTCAGTGCACTTTGATGAGAAGTACTGGAACGATCCAGGTGTTTTCTCACCACAGAGGTTTCTGGACAGCAACGGGAACTTTGTGAGGCGGGAGGCCTTCCTTCCATTCTCATTGG GGAGGCGTCATTGCTTAGGTGAACAGCTGGCCAGGATGGAGATGTTCCTCTTTTTTACCACTTTGTTACAGAGGTTTCATCTTCAGTTCCCTCCAGGAACCGTTCCCACTGTCACTCCCAAATTGGGCATGACCTTACAGCCAAAACCTTACTCCATCTGTGCTGTCCGCAGGCAACAGAAAGTTCCCTGCTCTGGAGACACTCCTTATCACAAGTAG
- the calca gene encoding calcitonin/calcitonin-related polypeptide, alpha isoform X2 has translation MIMLKLGTLLLAYALIICQMCISQAAPSRTSKESMSDGVTLSNDDAQRLLRAIKEFMQITSDEQDHQTADGNSLDRAMSKRCTGLSTCVLGKLSQDIHKLQTYPRTNVGAGTPGKKRSLSERYENYGRYN, from the exons ATGATAATGCTGAAACTGGGGACTCTCCTTCTTGCCTATGCGCTGATCATTTGTCAGATGTGCATCTCACAGGCAGCTCCATCCAG AACTAGCAAGGAGTCCATGTCAGATGGAGTTACACTATCGAATGATGATGCGCAAAGGTTACTCAGAGCTATCAAGGAGTTTATGCAGATAACATCAGATGAGCAAGACCACCAAACAGCTGATGGGAACAG CCTGGATAGAGCCATGTCTAAGCGTTGCACCGGCTTAAGCACTTGTGTGCTGGGCAAACTATCCCAGGATATTCACAAACTGCAAACCTATCCCCGCACCAACGTTGGAGCAGGGACGCCTGGCAAGAAGAGAAGTCTGTCTGAGCGATATGAAAACTATGGCAGATACAATTGA